Sequence from the Esox lucius isolate fEsoLuc1 chromosome 6, fEsoLuc1.pri, whole genome shotgun sequence genome:
CAATGGGCCAGCCCTACCCAATCACAGGGCTCAGCACTATGGGCCAGTTCTATCCACACACAGGGCCCAGCACAATGGGCCAGCCCTACCCACACACAGGCACCTGCCCGATGGGTCAGCTCTACGACACACAGGGCCCAGCACAATGGGCCAGCCCTACCCAATCACAGGGCCCAGCACTATGGGCCAGCCCTACCCACACACTGGGCCCAGCACAATGGGCCAGCCCTACCCACACACAGGGCCCAGCACAATGGGCCAGACCTACCCACACAAAGGACCCAGCACAATGGGCCAGCACTAAACACTTGTCAGGGTCCTGCCCTATGGGCTAGCCCTACCCACACACAGGGACCTGCCCAATGGCCAGCCCTAGCCACACACAGGGCCCAGCACAATTGGCCAGCCATACCCACACACAGGGCCCAGCACAATGGGCCAGCACGACTCACACTGTCAGGGTCCTAGTAGATTTTTGGTATCTGGTAATAAGGCAGTAAACAGAGGCTAGGCACAGATCTGAATGAATCAACCTATTGGCTCGTGTTCACATAATTATGTAGGCTAGACACATACActtctgttcaaaggtttggggtcacttacaaatgtctttgtattataaagaaaagcattttgtccattaaaataacatcaaactgatcagaaatacagtgtagacattgttaatgttgaaaatgactattgcagctggaaacagctgatttttaatggaatatctacatagatgtacagaggcccattatcaggaaccatcagtcctgtgttccaattgtgtttgctaatccaaatttataatttcaaaaggctaattgatcattagaaaaccattttgcaatcatgttagcacaacttaaaacttttgtgctgattaaagaagcaataaaactggccttttttttagactagttgagtatctggagcatcagcaattgtgggttggATTACAGGCTctaaatggccagaaacaaacacctttcttttgaaactcatcagtttattcctgttctgagaaataaagacTATTCCaagcgagaaattgccaagaaactcaagatcttgtacaacactgtgtactactccctttgcagaacagcacaaactggctctaaccagaatagaaagaggagtgggaggcccaaTGCACaattgagcaagaggacaaatacattagagtgtctagtttgagaaacagatgcctcacaggtcctcattCTCAATGTCAACAATAAGAGGCGActctgcaactctgcctagaaggccagcatcccaaagaaaaatccatatccctggccaataaaaagaatatACATCTATAATGGaatgaccagcacagtcaccagatctcaaccctgaCCTGTTGTGGACGCAGCTTGACAGTATGGTAAGAAAGCTgcgcccatcaagccaatccaacttgttggaggtgcttcaggaagcatggggttaaatctcttcagatcacctcaacaaattgacaatagaatgccaaaggtctgcaaggctgtaattgctggaTTCTCTGACAaatgcaaagtttgaaggacaatctttagttaaattaaaaataatttctaacctTCAATGGCCATACTCCCTATTTATTTAgctatatttccaattcaagctcattttatgtgttttcatggaaaacagggAAGTTTACAAGTAACCCCAAACACTTCAAAGGTAGTGTACTTAAATACATATCTGGTACTTACTACGATAGTAAATATAACACCTGAATTTCAATTCGCTCAATGAACAATACGCGCGCAACAAACCTAGACGCATCAGCGCTTTATAATGTTATCACACCCTATTTAAATGTGGTCCTTATTACGTTGGAATAGCAAAGGAATTTCGTCAAATGGTATGGGTTAGTTATTTACGAACAAGTTGCACCTTCTAATGCAAGGCAGCGCactaatgttattatttttcggTTAAATTGTTAAGCTGTACGCCATCAGACCCAGTGCACCTCCTAACCCGAAGCCAGCTGTAGCTGGACAGTGAGTGacaagttttgtttgtgcaacACGATAAAAGGGTGCGAGCCTTACCATAACCTCGCCAGGTGTCTTGTGGCTTAGACAAGCGCCTCATTGCGTGAGTAATAACTTGACTAGATGGGCTCGGAGTCTGTGTCGACTTGTTATTTCTTAGTAGTGGCGAGCTTGGAATAGAGTCGCAGTCGAACGAAAAATATCCACTGGAGGACGTGGATGTTGTTCTGAAAAGAGGCGACCTCGACTGGAAACCAAGCAGACTATTCGTCGGCATCATTATTCCTCCCCGTGACTGCTGGTTCCCTTCGCAGGACTGGGGGTAATCTGACAGTTTGGAACTCGAGGTTGCTCCGCCACAGGGATGCGACTCTCCGATTTTCCCTCTCCCAATTAGGGTGGTCGTGCCATTGGACCGATTTTGTGGTCTGTAGGATAGATGAAGTATCAGAGTTAGGCTACTTTAATAAATTAGACGGTGCATTGTAATTATTTGTTGTAAAGTTGCCTCGTGGCATCAACGTAACTCGCCTAAACAATGATACTTTATGGAATGTGTAATAAAACAGAACGCGCATGGTTAAATCCCACAGGGTCGAGAGTGGGTCGAGTCACGTCTATCAACTTTTTGACTCCACCCGTTACTCCTCAACACGTCCCTCCATTGTTTGGACTGAAGTGCTGATTGCCGCATTTCTCGCAGGGAAAAAAACTGGCATGAAGTTACGAGCCGTAGTAACTGCGTCACAATAAACCCAATCGTCAAGCCAAGTTACTTCCATTAAATAAAAGTTGTGAATAGCCTGAATCCCCATGCCAAAACTAGTTATAATTTTATCTCAATCCAATCTGAACTTCATTTCATGCACGAATTGGTTCCAATTTACGCATGGACATGCTGTCTTGTCAATATGGATCGCATGCAACGTATGCTACACTCTATCTGTATTACAGGCTACTGTCTGCATTGTAATTAAATAACACTTTCAGAAGCCTACTATAAATACTTACCCATATCAAATAGTTTAGCCCACCGGCAATTACAGAGTTAAATTGAAAGACATTAACTAAAGCGTTGAAAGAGCCAAGACGACGAACTACAGCAAGAACGTCACGCAGCAGGCCCACTGT
This genomic interval carries:
- the bcl2l11 gene encoding bcl-2-like protein 11, translated to MFDSSRPQNRSNGTTTLIGRGKIGESHPCGGATSSSKLSDYPQSCEGNQQSRGGIMMPTNSLLGFQSRSPLFRTTSTSSSGYFSFDCDSIPSSPLLRNNKSTQTPSPSSQVITHAMRRLSKPQDTWRGYEAWPTPHHPYRPRPPPIAGDMRPEILIGQELQRIGDEFNNLFIHGRLGARNGQVAQANLPQMHQEPAFLLWMGLLIGRLLQIIWRRR